A single Bremerella cremea DNA region contains:
- a CDS encoding lipoyl domain-containing protein, which produces MPREDLHPLILPELGLTDILVRTSLWLVPRGSFVREGDRVLEVLAGEVTFDVTSPATGVLHELSTEEDDIVSEGQVLGHIRVAA; this is translated from the coding sequence ATGCCGCGCGAAGACTTACATCCACTAATTTTGCCCGAATTAGGCCTGACCGACATCCTGGTTCGCACTAGTTTGTGGCTCGTGCCGCGTGGGTCGTTCGTCCGCGAAGGAGATCGCGTGCTAGAAGTCTTGGCAGGGGAAGTCACCTTCGATGTGACCTCGCCTGCAACTGGTGTCTTACACGAACTAAGCACCGAAGAAGACGATATCGTCAGCGAAGGGCAAGTCTTAGGACACATCCGCGTCGCCGCTTAG
- a CDS encoding RpiB/LacA/LacB family sugar-phosphate isomerase, with amino-acid sequence MKIAIASDHAGYHYKTIIIAHLQALGHEVVDFGTDSDEACDYPDFIIPAAKAVSRGECERGIVLGGSGNGEAIAANRIHGIRCALTWNVETAKLGRHHNKANMISIGERMTAEADILPIVDAWLTTDFDGGRHERRIEKIDLLSQDQPGA; translated from the coding sequence ATGAAGATCGCTATTGCCTCGGACCATGCCGGTTACCACTACAAGACTATTATCATTGCCCATCTGCAGGCGTTGGGGCATGAGGTGGTTGATTTTGGGACCGATTCGGACGAGGCGTGTGATTACCCAGACTTCATTATCCCGGCCGCCAAGGCTGTTTCGCGCGGGGAATGCGAACGCGGGATCGTGCTGGGCGGCTCTGGCAATGGTGAGGCGATTGCCGCAAATCGAATCCACGGCATTCGTTGCGCGCTGACATGGAACGTGGAAACGGCCAAACTGGGCCGCCATCATAACAAAGCCAACATGATTTCGATCGGCGAACGGATGACCGCCGAGGCAGATATTTTGCCAATCGTCGATGCCTGGCTAACGACCGACTTCGACGGTGGTCGACACGAACGACGCATCGAGAAAATCGATCTGTTATCGCAAGACCAACCAGGGGCTTAG
- a CDS encoding glycosyltransferase family 2 protein gives MKSPEQALIALPVYNEAQTIHAVLDQVVGYGHPVLVVNDGSTDDTLKLLEERDDIIIVTHEKNSGYGAALLTAFAYAREHQFDVIVTMDCDGQHEPQLIPKFVKACRSADIVSGSRYLKQFPGQSEPPAQRLFINRRVTSELNRLLGFQLTDAFCGFKAYRVEALAKLDVTETGYAMPLELWVEAAKAGLNIVELPVPLIYLDENRSFGGALDDGGTRLNYYHFVLDRSLARSGLAKAGVQTLASC, from the coding sequence ATGAAATCACCCGAGCAGGCTCTTATTGCCCTTCCTGTGTACAACGAAGCCCAAACGATCCATGCGGTTTTGGATCAGGTTGTGGGGTATGGGCATCCGGTGCTGGTGGTGAACGACGGCTCGACCGACGACACTTTGAAGCTGCTTGAGGAGCGGGACGATATCATCATCGTTACGCACGAAAAGAACTCTGGTTATGGGGCGGCCCTGCTAACGGCTTTTGCCTACGCTCGTGAACACCAGTTCGATGTCATCGTTACGATGGACTGCGATGGACAGCACGAGCCACAGTTGATTCCGAAGTTCGTTAAAGCATGCCGTTCGGCGGATATCGTCTCAGGAAGCCGCTATTTGAAGCAGTTTCCAGGGCAGAGCGAACCGCCGGCCCAGCGATTGTTCATCAATCGGCGGGTTACCTCCGAGCTAAATCGCCTGCTGGGGTTTCAGTTGACCGATGCGTTTTGCGGTTTCAAAGCGTATCGTGTGGAAGCGTTAGCCAAGCTCGACGTGACCGAGACCGGTTACGCGATGCCCTTAGAACTGTGGGTGGAAGCTGCCAAAGCAGGCCTGAATATCGTTGAGTTGCCGGTTCCGCTGATCTACTTGGACGAGAACCGATCGTTTGGTGGTGCGCTCGACGATGGGGGAACACGTTTGAACTATTATCACTTCGTGTTGGATCGCAGTCTGGCACGTAGTGGCCTTGCCAAGGCTGGCGTTCAGACTTTGGCGTCTTGCTAA
- a CDS encoding Nif3-like dinuclear metal center hexameric protein encodes MAEPLKLNTVCEFLERFAPSQLAESWDNVGLLIGDRTQDIQGIITCLTITPEVVEEAIEGKADLIVTHHPMPFRAIKRITSEDTVGLMLMKLIKHDIAVYSPHTAFDSCAEGINFQLATAMGLADIQPLVPVDLLGVSGPTSQVGTGRWGTLEAGALPLAVVAETAKQATKAAMVKIGGKATSEIRTIAIGCGSAGELLSAAIEKKLDCLILGETSFHTCLEAKAQNVALILVGHYASERFAVEKLASVLAKAFPAPQVWCSRQDLDPIHFA; translated from the coding sequence GTGGCTGAACCGCTGAAGTTGAATACAGTTTGTGAATTCCTCGAACGCTTTGCCCCCAGTCAACTTGCCGAATCGTGGGACAACGTCGGCCTGCTGATCGGCGACCGCACGCAAGACATTCAAGGAATAATCACCTGCCTGACGATCACTCCGGAAGTTGTCGAGGAAGCGATTGAAGGGAAAGCGGATTTGATTGTGACGCATCACCCAATGCCCTTTCGGGCGATCAAACGGATCACCTCGGAAGATACCGTGGGACTGATGTTGATGAAGCTAATCAAGCACGATATCGCTGTTTACAGTCCTCACACAGCATTCGATTCCTGCGCCGAAGGTATTAACTTTCAACTGGCGACCGCGATGGGCCTGGCCGATATTCAGCCACTGGTTCCGGTCGATTTGCTAGGCGTCTCTGGTCCGACATCCCAGGTTGGGACGGGGCGATGGGGAACTTTGGAAGCAGGGGCATTACCCCTGGCAGTCGTGGCCGAGACCGCCAAACAGGCGACCAAAGCGGCGATGGTCAAGATCGGCGGCAAGGCGACGTCCGAGATTCGAACGATCGCTATTGGTTGTGGCTCGGCCGGAGAACTCCTTTCGGCGGCGATTGAAAAGAAGTTGGATTGCTTGATCTTAGGAGAGACCAGCTTTCATACCTGCCTAGAGGCAAAAGCCCAGAATGTGGCTCTGATTTTGGTAGGCCACTATGCCAGTGAACGTTTCGCCGTCGAAAAGCTGGCTTCAGTCTTGGCTAAGGCATTTCCCGCCCCCCAGGTCTGGTGCAGCCGGCAAGATCTCGATCCGATTCACTTCGCTTAA
- a CDS encoding sugar phosphate isomerase/epimerase family protein, with product MIRLSVQLRSLRLPFRQALKTAGELGADGIEIDLRNELRPEELTQTGIRHLKKILSDYNLKIASVRFPTRRGYNVLEDLDRRVAATKAAMSSAYQLGAKVLCNHIGGIDENLEAETNTRLLEVLHDLARHADSCGVTFAATTGQVDGPVLKAFLDQLPEGALGIDFDPGALIINGFSAEESYQALAKYVVHVRGKDGVKDLARGRGIEVPLGRGSVDFQMLIALLEEARYQGYITVQRDHPENPVQEVTDGLAYLRNIQIP from the coding sequence ATGATTCGACTCAGCGTACAACTTCGAAGCCTTCGCCTACCCTTTCGCCAGGCCCTGAAAACTGCCGGCGAGCTAGGTGCCGACGGAATTGAAATCGACCTGCGTAACGAACTCCGGCCTGAGGAACTGACACAAACCGGTATTCGCCACCTGAAGAAAATCCTGAGCGATTACAACCTGAAAATTGCATCGGTCCGCTTTCCGACCCGTCGCGGCTACAACGTCTTGGAAGATCTCGACCGCCGCGTGGCGGCAACCAAAGCGGCGATGAGTTCCGCCTACCAACTGGGCGCCAAGGTGCTTTGCAATCACATTGGCGGCATCGACGAAAACCTGGAGGCGGAAACCAATACGCGTCTCTTGGAAGTGCTGCACGATCTGGCCCGGCATGCCGACTCGTGCGGTGTCACGTTCGCGGCCACCACCGGCCAGGTCGACGGTCCGGTGCTCAAGGCGTTTCTCGATCAACTTCCTGAAGGCGCCTTAGGCATCGATTTCGACCCTGGAGCGTTGATCATCAACGGTTTCTCTGCGGAAGAGTCCTACCAGGCTTTGGCCAAGTATGTGGTTCACGTGCGAGGCAAAGATGGTGTGAAAGATTTGGCCCGTGGGCGGGGCATTGAAGTTCCGTTAGGGCGAGGCTCGGTCGACTTTCAAATGCTGATCGCCTTGCTGGAAGAGGCCCGTTATCAAGGCTACATCACCGTGCAGCGAGACCATCCAGAGAACCCCGTTCAGGAAGTAACCGACGGCTTGGCCTATTTGCGGAATATTCAGATTCCGTGA
- a CDS encoding 16S rRNA (uracil(1498)-N(3))-methyltransferase produces the protein MSERFFLEQPPSGSEVTFAEAESQHLAKVMRAQPGDTVIGFDGTGSEYQIELTTVGKKKVVGTVRHQAEVSREAARKLTLAVALPKGDRQRWLVEKGVELGVSRLIPLLTERGVAQPVEKAIERLRRAVIEASKQCERNHLMEVGEGQTLDQVLATKPACCLVLHPSGEPLRLETIQNEEEVLAIIGPEGGLSDAEVEKAAAAGCHVVSLGPRILRVETAALAIASLTTLS, from the coding sequence ATGTCTGAACGATTTTTTCTGGAACAACCACCCAGCGGTAGCGAAGTCACGTTCGCCGAAGCGGAATCCCAACATCTTGCCAAGGTAATGCGGGCTCAGCCTGGCGATACCGTGATTGGTTTTGATGGTACTGGCAGCGAGTATCAGATCGAGCTCACCACTGTAGGTAAGAAGAAGGTCGTTGGTACGGTTCGTCACCAGGCGGAAGTCTCGCGCGAAGCGGCCCGAAAGCTGACGTTGGCGGTGGCATTGCCCAAAGGAGACCGACAACGCTGGCTAGTTGAAAAGGGAGTCGAACTAGGCGTGAGCCGTTTGATTCCGCTACTTACTGAACGTGGCGTTGCCCAGCCGGTGGAAAAAGCGATTGAACGCTTACGCCGAGCCGTGATCGAGGCTAGCAAACAGTGCGAACGTAATCACCTGATGGAAGTCGGAGAAGGGCAAACCCTAGACCAAGTTTTAGCCACCAAGCCTGCTTGCTGCTTGGTGCTGCACCCCAGCGGCGAACCGTTGCGTTTAGAAACGATTCAGAATGAAGAGGAAGTGTTGGCGATCATCGGACCAGAAGGGGGCTTAAGCGACGCCGAAGTGGAGAAGGCCGCCGCTGCTGGTTGTCATGTTGTCTCGCTAGGCCCGAGAATCCTGCGAGTTGAAACCGCAGCCTTGGCGATCGCGAGTCTTACCACGCTCTCGTAG
- a CDS encoding ATP-binding protein, with protein sequence MLALVRYASSLQLIVAPMSPFFESPAYLEAVARLEYALERHDRVAILTGVLGCGKTTLLEKWTSTLRRRGAVVAYLRTPGTFEHDFLWELAIQLKANVGLATTPPELWFQIREQLTAYALEQRQIVIVVDHIEEITRETADVLLTLVRLHCGTDTEASLILSVDSQQLQTFDTRLLKLADLKIELEAWNSEDIAQYTAAYQAAHPEANLSLDSAAVEAVSRYSEGLPRVISQILDLSRLAMSAEDSPTVTPATVEAIRQELL encoded by the coding sequence ATGCTAGCACTGGTGCGGTATGCCAGCAGCCTTCAACTGATTGTCGCCCCGATGAGTCCTTTTTTCGAGAGCCCAGCCTATTTGGAAGCCGTCGCCCGGCTCGAGTACGCCTTAGAGCGTCACGATCGGGTTGCCATTTTGACGGGCGTTTTGGGCTGCGGCAAAACAACGCTGTTAGAAAAGTGGACCTCCACGCTCCGTCGTCGAGGGGCCGTTGTGGCCTATCTTCGCACCCCGGGCACCTTCGAACACGATTTCCTCTGGGAACTGGCTATTCAGCTGAAAGCCAATGTCGGACTGGCCACCACCCCGCCCGAACTTTGGTTCCAAATTCGCGAACAGCTAACCGCCTACGCGCTTGAGCAGCGGCAGATCGTGATCGTAGTCGACCATATCGAAGAAATTACCCGAGAAACGGCCGACGTGTTGCTGACTTTGGTCCGCCTGCACTGTGGCACGGACACCGAGGCCAGCCTGATTCTGTCGGTCGACTCGCAGCAGCTACAGACCTTTGATACGCGTCTTTTGAAGCTGGCCGACCTGAAAATCGAACTCGAAGCCTGGAATAGCGAAGATATCGCCCAGTACACGGCAGCCTATCAAGCCGCCCATCCGGAAGCCAATCTTTCGCTCGATTCAGCGGCAGTGGAAGCTGTCTCGCGGTATTCCGAGGGTCTGCCACGGGTGATCTCGCAAATCCTCGACCTTTCCCGCTTAGCGATGTCCGCAGAGGATTCCCCCACGGTTACCCCAGCCACGGTCGAGGCGATTCGGCAAGAACTTCTCTAA
- a CDS encoding DUF6677 family protein: MSNETGSAKSTSDQDPFAPVPLDLKNPSTAALLAWLIPGAGHLYQGRRGKGILFLVCILTIYFLGLSMGGGRVVYAKWDDTEKRLPLICQLGVGLPTLPALAQAFFVSNGKKPIELFGIRLMAPPLDAAENASLHRKYGYLFEMGTLYTMIAGLLNVLVIYDAAAGPVWMIPDSEKKKRKKQGDSDEPETSSNGNTPQAAANVSAG, translated from the coding sequence ATGTCCAACGAAACCGGGTCCGCCAAGTCAACCTCGGACCAAGATCCCTTTGCTCCTGTTCCCCTTGACCTCAAGAATCCCTCCACGGCTGCTTTGCTAGCGTGGCTGATTCCTGGTGCCGGCCATTTGTATCAAGGACGTCGCGGCAAAGGAATTTTGTTTCTGGTCTGCATCCTCACGATCTACTTCCTCGGCTTGTCGATGGGAGGAGGTCGCGTGGTATATGCCAAATGGGATGACACGGAGAAACGACTTCCTTTAATCTGTCAGCTTGGCGTGGGCCTGCCCACTCTGCCTGCTTTAGCCCAGGCATTTTTTGTCAGTAACGGCAAGAAGCCGATCGAACTGTTTGGCATACGGCTAATGGCACCACCGCTCGACGCAGCTGAAAACGCGAGCTTGCATCGCAAGTACGGGTACCTCTTTGAAATGGGCACCCTCTACACCATGATTGCTGGCCTGCTGAACGTGCTGGTCATCTACGACGCCGCCGCTGGCCCCGTCTGGATGATCCCCGATTCCGAGAAAAAGAAACGTAAAAAGCAGGGGGACTCCGACGAGCCTGAGACCTCTTCCAACGGCAACACACCGCAAGCGGCTGCGAACGTTTCTGCTGGCTAA
- a CDS encoding penicillin acylase family protein: MRPGKLTGIDNHMEFSRLTRDITIERNEAGVPHITATTLDDALYGLGYMHATDRLTQILFARAIASGKAAESIAARDELLETDRFFRRIGLHRNQPREREYWPEDVQRQVDHYCAGVNDGMKATGYTWPMWAIGFEAAAWDPTSVLYIGNLLSFGGLAVSQLENERIVIALIQSGGDEAALRELFPDRLEHVDFEILRQARGVKKLSDEALEVLMDLPRLAGSNAWVVNGRLSKSGSPILSSDPHLETNRLPAIWYEAVLRWQDNYVMGATLPGCPLVAVGRTKKVSWGVTYMKGDTTDFFIEDCRKNAEGKWQYRRDESWIDFQVRDEVIGAKGKPATMMRVLENPQGTLEVDPEESGDGYYLSLAWTGMQPRSGMAIASWLQMISAENAAEALDVAKGCPQPTLCWVVSDVYGNIGMQGNGRFPRRRAGFSGLGPVAAWDARNHWQGVIPADQLPRIYNPECGFIATANEDINEANRPKLVSQTLPDYRKRRIVEVLEQAREVSIEDMQTLQYDLVSLQAREILPILLPYAPQAIRDKLKDWDHRFDPDSTEAVLFQRFYRNTLLEIFGHERGMGPKRTLYLVTRVGFSSMIIAACDEILKKDLSLWWQTRDKGEMIRTAGEKALREKEMTWGQFNSFHFTDRFFGGGRVGRLLGFDSPEYPMPGCHATVFQGHVLQTATRESTFAPSYHFVTDMATDVAWTNLPGGPSESRFSRYYKSDVPLWLDGDYKRLAPKSEPNPTDQPEE, encoded by the coding sequence ATGCGTCCGGGTAAGCTGACAGGGATCGACAACCACATGGAATTCTCCCGGTTAACAAGAGATATCACCATCGAGCGTAACGAGGCTGGGGTTCCCCATATCACCGCCACTACGCTGGATGACGCGTTATATGGCCTCGGTTACATGCACGCAACCGATCGGCTGACACAAATTCTATTTGCCAGGGCGATCGCTTCTGGCAAAGCGGCCGAATCGATTGCCGCCCGCGATGAATTGCTGGAAACCGATCGATTTTTTCGCCGCATCGGTCTGCATCGCAATCAGCCACGCGAACGGGAATACTGGCCCGAGGACGTTCAGCGTCAGGTCGATCATTACTGTGCCGGTGTGAACGACGGCATGAAAGCGACCGGCTATACCTGGCCGATGTGGGCGATTGGCTTCGAGGCGGCCGCTTGGGATCCGACTTCGGTCCTGTACATAGGCAACTTGCTGAGCTTTGGCGGCCTGGCGGTTAGTCAGTTGGAAAACGAACGGATCGTGATCGCCCTCATTCAGTCTGGCGGTGACGAGGCCGCATTACGCGAGCTGTTCCCAGACCGGTTAGAGCATGTCGATTTTGAAATCTTGCGGCAAGCTCGTGGTGTGAAGAAACTGTCAGACGAAGCCCTGGAAGTGTTGATGGACTTGCCCCGTCTGGCAGGTAGCAATGCTTGGGTGGTGAATGGGCGGTTGTCGAAAAGTGGCAGCCCTATTTTGTCGTCGGACCCTCATCTGGAAACCAACCGGCTACCGGCGATCTGGTATGAAGCCGTCTTACGCTGGCAAGACAACTACGTGATGGGCGCCACGTTGCCTGGTTGCCCGCTTGTTGCTGTCGGACGAACGAAAAAAGTGAGTTGGGGTGTCACCTACATGAAAGGGGATACGACTGACTTCTTTATAGAGGATTGCCGCAAGAATGCAGAAGGAAAGTGGCAATACCGTCGGGATGAATCTTGGATCGATTTTCAGGTCCGCGACGAAGTGATCGGAGCGAAGGGCAAGCCTGCGACAATGATGCGGGTGCTCGAGAACCCGCAGGGAACGCTAGAAGTTGATCCAGAAGAGTCGGGAGACGGCTATTACTTGAGCCTCGCATGGACTGGCATGCAGCCCCGTTCCGGTATGGCGATTGCTTCATGGTTGCAAATGATTTCTGCCGAGAACGCTGCCGAAGCATTGGACGTTGCCAAGGGATGCCCGCAGCCGACGTTGTGCTGGGTGGTATCGGATGTGTACGGCAACATCGGCATGCAAGGCAACGGGCGGTTTCCGCGGCGCCGAGCGGGTTTCTCCGGGCTTGGGCCGGTGGCGGCTTGGGACGCGCGGAATCATTGGCAAGGCGTGATACCCGCTGATCAGTTACCCCGAATCTACAATCCTGAATGCGGTTTTATCGCGACAGCCAACGAAGACATCAACGAAGCGAACCGGCCAAAGCTGGTTAGTCAGACGTTGCCCGACTATCGCAAGCGGCGGATCGTGGAAGTGTTAGAGCAGGCCCGCGAAGTCTCGATCGAGGATATGCAAACGCTGCAGTACGATTTGGTCAGTCTCCAGGCTCGCGAGATCTTGCCGATCTTGTTGCCGTACGCTCCGCAAGCGATACGGGATAAGTTGAAAGATTGGGACCATCGTTTCGATCCCGATAGCACTGAAGCGGTGTTGTTTCAGCGGTTTTATCGTAACACGCTGCTAGAAATCTTCGGGCACGAACGGGGAATGGGGCCGAAACGAACGCTATATCTGGTAACGCGAGTTGGCTTTTCGAGCATGATCATCGCGGCCTGTGACGAGATTTTGAAGAAGGATCTTTCGTTGTGGTGGCAGACACGCGACAAGGGAGAGATGATCCGCACGGCAGGTGAAAAGGCCTTGCGCGAGAAAGAGATGACTTGGGGGCAATTCAACAGCTTCCATTTCACCGACCGTTTTTTCGGCGGTGGGCGTGTCGGAAGATTGCTGGGGTTTGATAGCCCTGAATATCCCATGCCCGGCTGCCATGCGACGGTCTTTCAGGGGCATGTGCTGCAAACGGCGACGCGCGAGTCAACGTTCGCGCCGAGTTACCACTTTGTTACCGATATGGCAACCGATGTCGCTTGGACCAACTTGCCGGGCGGGCCGAGCGAGAGCCGTTTCTCGCGGTATTACAAAAGCGATGTCCCGTTGTGGCTAGACGGCGATTACAAGCGGTTGGCTCCAAAGAGCGAACCTAACCCCACAGACCAGCCAGAAGAATAA
- a CDS encoding carbohydrate ABC transporter permease, which yields MNDPADTSPPPAIASQHRRHTLRQWLTAASFASPWLVGLLALFVYPFLVSLYWSFCQYDLINPPHLVGLANYQQLGSELASGTGIGKALWNTSYYACISVPLSIVIGVGLASLLSCEIRGQSIFRTLFYLPSVIPVVASSILWMWLLNPADGLVNSILGWLGLWQPQWFASPDEFFSPHTFSASAWQNNSAPVGSKDALILMSLWGMGNFMVIYLAAIGDIPKSLYEAARIDGAGPLTRFWNVTLPLLTPIIFFNLVMGLIQSVQAFTQIYIVSEGRGAPADSTLMLSLHLFLSAFQHLDMGYASAVAWLLFVLLSLATWFLFATSRRWVYEGLR from the coding sequence TTGAACGATCCAGCGGACACTTCCCCACCGCCAGCAATCGCGTCGCAGCACCGACGGCACACGCTGCGCCAGTGGCTTACCGCTGCCAGCTTTGCCAGCCCCTGGCTGGTGGGACTCTTGGCATTGTTTGTTTACCCATTCTTGGTTTCGCTGTACTGGAGCTTCTGTCAGTACGACTTAATTAACCCGCCTCATCTGGTGGGATTGGCGAACTACCAACAACTGGGTAGCGAATTGGCCTCTGGGACCGGCATTGGTAAGGCCCTCTGGAATACCAGCTACTATGCCTGCATCTCAGTCCCATTGTCGATTGTGATCGGGGTTGGCTTGGCCTCGCTCCTTTCGTGCGAAATCCGGGGACAATCGATCTTTCGGACGTTGTTTTACCTCCCGTCGGTCATCCCCGTGGTGGCATCCAGCATTCTGTGGATGTGGCTCCTCAACCCCGCCGATGGTCTCGTAAATTCCATTCTCGGCTGGCTCGGCCTTTGGCAACCACAATGGTTTGCCTCGCCGGACGAGTTCTTTTCGCCACACACGTTCTCCGCTTCGGCCTGGCAAAACAATTCGGCTCCGGTCGGCTCGAAGGATGCCCTGATTTTGATGAGCCTGTGGGGTATGGGCAACTTCATGGTGATTTACCTGGCAGCAATCGGCGATATCCCCAAGTCGCTCTACGAAGCGGCCCGCATTGACGGGGCAGGCCCGCTTACAAGATTTTGGAACGTGACACTGCCGCTCCTCACGCCGATCATTTTCTTCAACTTAGTGATGGGGCTGATCCAATCGGTCCAGGCATTCACGCAAATTTATATCGTCAGCGAAGGACGTGGTGCGCCGGCTGACTCGACATTGATGCTCAGCCTGCATTTGTTTCTCAGTGCGTTTCAACACCTGGACATGGGCTACGCGTCGGCGGTGGCTTGGTTGCTGTTTGTGCTGCTGAGTCTCGCCACATGGTTCCTCTTCGCCACCTCGCGGCGTTGGGTTTACGAGGGGTTACGCTAA
- a CDS encoding extracellular solute-binding protein translates to MPNASLRGWFAPIILGVAVIGLFAAQTYLRSTEQAPPENREEVVFWHFWGGADRAIVEEVAQRFNASQSKYFVRPIAMPGNNLDLKFFLSVTGGDPPDLLNIDDPVIADWGHRGAILALDEVASEEEVARLSSWLFPAARRLVTYQDRMYGVPNGLDIRALYFNQTMLDRYGLSPPQTIADLDHIAVTIAPPGQSTPYQQHGFLPDSRRIWAWGPVFGGQFYDAATGQVTLTSPPIEAALDWMASYRNRYGPSEIARFRHGDQSLPGKTFPLFAERYAVVMDGQWRVRDIRAFQKSQQAKNEPVTQFGVVPLPPPAGGKPNAGWVNGNNFVIPRGAKSPRGAWEFIKFWCGFDGHETEAARTCVAGGWIPVSPSVVKQPQFAQFLQDEPLFQTFIDLAGSENQYPVPVIPGAPFFNNEVKNVAESAMASPTKPNIPQLLEAAQIRIQSHIDRAGNLSR, encoded by the coding sequence ATGCCAAACGCTTCCCTTCGTGGTTGGTTTGCCCCGATAATCCTCGGTGTGGCGGTGATTGGCCTTTTCGCTGCCCAAACCTACCTAAGATCAACCGAGCAAGCCCCGCCTGAAAACCGAGAAGAAGTGGTCTTTTGGCATTTTTGGGGCGGGGCCGACCGGGCTATCGTGGAAGAAGTTGCCCAGCGTTTCAACGCTTCGCAAAGCAAGTACTTTGTGCGTCCGATTGCGATGCCGGGGAACAACCTCGACCTGAAGTTCTTTCTTAGCGTGACCGGTGGCGATCCCCCTGACCTACTGAATATCGACGACCCGGTAATCGCCGATTGGGGACATCGCGGCGCGATCTTGGCGTTAGACGAAGTCGCCAGCGAAGAGGAAGTCGCTCGCTTATCCTCTTGGCTTTTCCCTGCCGCGCGGCGTTTGGTGACCTACCAAGACCGCATGTACGGCGTACCGAACGGCCTCGATATTCGGGCTTTGTACTTCAACCAAACGATGCTCGATCGCTACGGCCTTTCCCCTCCGCAGACCATTGCTGATCTCGATCACATCGCCGTCACGATCGCCCCGCCAGGCCAGAGCACACCCTACCAGCAGCATGGTTTTCTGCCTGATTCACGGCGAATTTGGGCCTGGGGCCCCGTATTTGGCGGGCAATTTTACGACGCGGCAACCGGCCAAGTCACACTAACCTCACCCCCGATCGAAGCCGCGCTCGACTGGATGGCCAGTTATCGCAATCGCTATGGACCTTCCGAGATCGCACGCTTTCGGCACGGCGATCAGTCGCTGCCCGGTAAGACCTTTCCGCTTTTCGCCGAACGGTATGCCGTGGTAATGGACGGCCAGTGGCGGGTTCGCGATATTCGGGCTTTTCAGAAGTCACAACAAGCAAAGAACGAACCCGTCACGCAGTTCGGAGTGGTTCCGCTTCCGCCTCCTGCGGGCGGAAAGCCAAACGCAGGCTGGGTGAACGGAAACAACTTTGTCATTCCCCGGGGTGCCAAAAGCCCACGTGGCGCCTGGGAGTTCATCAAGTTTTGGTGCGGGTTTGACGGTCACGAAACAGAGGCCGCACGTACATGCGTGGCAGGGGGGTGGATCCCTGTTTCTCCATCGGTTGTCAAGCAACCACAGTTCGCCCAGTTCCTGCAAGACGAGCCGCTGTTCCAAACGTTTATTGATCTGGCAGGCAGCGAGAATCAATATCCCGTGCCGGTGATTCCAGGGGCTCCCTTCTTCAACAACGAAGTGAAGAACGTTGCCGAGTCGGCCATGGCCAGCCCGACCAAGCCTAATATTCCGCAATTGCTGGAAGCAGCCCAAATCCGCATTCAATCGCACATCGATCGCGCAGGAAACCTATCAAGATGA